The Apis mellifera strain DH4 linkage group LG3, Amel_HAv3.1, whole genome shotgun sequence genome includes the window tttttataataagaatatattacgattatttattataaattttagcataataaatttagataaaaatatcgttatatttaaaaaaaataatgtttatttataaaatgaatatagatgaatttctataaataaccaTATTTAGTTTAATCATGGCCTCCGAATTATCCAATTGGTCTCGATTTAACCGGCTTGCCCGGTCTCAATTAAGCCGGTTAATCGGGTACCCAGTgcataatattgtaaaacgcgtatcgtaaatttatcgcttctttatatcataaaattatcgctataaaataaaatatagataaaaacaacgtaaaaattcaaatcatcgagaattatcttcgaaaatatacaacgtataaattacatttaatcgcTACTACtaattatacgatattatacttctttaattataaatcgaagAATACTTTGAATGAAGagttcaataaaaaatgatatattcattttttttaatttcattcttccAATAAGTAACACGATACATCAACGTAAGGCTAACTACTGTCgtacaaatttaaatgtaagaCGGGTTTACTAATCTTGAATACGAAGTTTCATATCGAGGAAAatgaatttgtaaaatgaTAAACGATATAGGAAGACCTATCGGAAAAAGATGATCCAAGATTAGCGAGGCAACTGTTGAAAGTATATATACGTGCGAAGTTAGCTATCGGATTTCTTGAGAGGGCAGAAAACGTTTAAAATGTCAACAAGGTCGAAAGGCCGGGCGAGTTAATTGGCGCATGAATGTCACGGCGAATTTTAATCACCAAGCGCCTATGTAACATAGGATCATACCGTGTATATCCAATGCATttgtaataatagaataaattcgtgacaaattcgattttcgatgtaacggttttaaaatttaaaaaaaaaaagtacatttGATTCTATTTGATTGTAATCAATTACATAAAtgtagaaaattaagaaataattctgaaaCGTTACGCCAATgcgaatcgaacgaaagatAAAAGTGAACGCTATAAATGTAAagataactatattatatcacacttttgaagaaaaaacgaaagaagagtCTTCTGTATGTCAACAagcatcgatcgataatacaCTGACGCGGACACATTCCACGAGATCTAACGgtccattaataaatcatcgtGAAGGATCAAATTGAACGATTCACACGATACCGCAATTTACAAAAACCATATATGAAAGGAGTTTACGTTACCCGTTGTCCCTGCTTCGCAGCAACACAAAGATCGTCGAATATTTCTCTCCCAGAGATCGTCCGTGATCAGTATTGGTTCCTTTGTCCAAGCTTTACGTGAAGAAAATGCAGAACACTATAGCACACAAGAGAGACGCGCGTAATCCGCGAAAGGCCGAAGCCTCCGGCTACTTCTCTTCTTCAATAAGAAAATCGAGACATATAACGGAGTACTTCTCTTTCCACTGTCACTATGAACTTGTTATCCGAACCGTGACCGGCCGCAATTACACGCGATCACGATCGAGATATACATACGCATAGAATATCGCAAGAACTGACAAGAAcagaattgaattttcgtcAGTTCGAGCTAGCGTCGGGAAAACCACCCCCTGCACAGCCGGCGCCCCAACAGCCATGTGCCGCCCTAAACCTCCGCCCATTGGCCCGAACGAAACATTTTACGGGCTCCTGATTCCACCACGATTCTTTTTATCACACGTGAAAACGTAATCGACAAGGATTGTAAACTGTGCGTTCGATTTACCGTTTAGTTTATGTTACGTTATCATAAGCGACAACTCTGCACGACCCATCCCTGCGGGAGCTCACCGAGAAGGGGGAATGGGAAAAGGCCGACTGACAAGACGTCACGTCTCCCGGGAGCGCTTCGATCTCTCTGAACTCACCATATCTACCGCACAGCTGGCCGCGTGTCTATGCATAACACTGGTGAATACACCAGGGCCGTCGGACAGCCCGTAATTTCGGCGTCGTGAAGCGGAATCGTGGATAAACTTTATCAAACAAGTCACACACCGCGCACAGTCTTCACCCGCGAATTGAGAAAATGGCGTTGCTCGCTCCCTCGCGCTCGTTCACTCTAGCAATACCTCAAGCTACGCTGATTTCTATCGTCGACTAGTAGCGCCCATTCCTCGATGCGGATAAGCTGATAACTAATTACGCgggaaaatcaaaatattttttgatataaaataaaaactgtaaaactatatggaatatattcgtatttatgaaaaagatattttatcgaaagatataattaattcgttattttcaacgaaaacgatacaacgaatatttattcaacgattaaggaaattttaataaattaggaGGATAATTGTTGAAGAAACTGTATGGCGCCACTTGCCGGATGATAGTTTGATATcatgaaatgataatattgcCGGTTTATCCGAATGATGCCGCGCAATAGTTGATTTTGTAGAAAGTAAactaaacatttatatttgtttgtaaacataaacataaaaagttaatctagttttataaattaagaataaaaataaataaataatattgaatttaattatatcatggCTGACGAGACAGAACAGGTAAAAGCAtcgatttaaagttttaaacacGAATCTAACCTATTATAACCTCgtgtatatttgtttttggACGAAGTGagcatatttgataaaatccaAGATCAAACACaagtatatttctaaaaattttacgaataacCTCACTTATATGTTTTCATTTCTCAGGTACCAGCGATAAATGTTAAAGAACCCTTAGATCTTATAAGATTGAGTCTTGATGAAAGAATATACGTTAAAatgagaaacgagagagaattAAGGGGACGAttacatgtaaatattatttttttcatccgtccattgtatatacatttctattatgtcaatttaaagaaaaatttaatgaaatataaaattttttaattctttaatctaCAGGCTTACGACCAACATTTGAATATGGTGTTGGGTGAAGCAGAGGAAACCGTAACCACAGTAGAAATTGATGAAGAAACATACGAGGAAGTGTATCGTACTACTAAAAGGAATATTTCTATGCTTTTTGTACGTGGCGACGGTGTGATTTTGGTTTCACCACCGAGCATGAGAGCaccgatataaaaaatttctatttacattacaatctgtctaaaaattaagaaacatataagtaatatataatattacgtcgatacaattttatcaaCTTTTGTAACGAGCATTTAACAAGTGTGTCGACAAAAATCTAACGACAAACCAacatagatttaattatagatgAGAAGAATCTGTAACGataggaatataaaaaattgtaatccaaatatggaaaaaagaaaacaaatcaaGATGTGGTACACTatgttaaaatgatatattaattaaaagtttataaataattataattttttgaagtacactgttattcaaaatatttttcaaaacatttgtttttcgacatttgtttcaaaaataatctaattatctatataatttttgttcgaaGCTTCGATACAACATTAGATGTGGAACTTAGATTTACAGATCTTGGTGTATTCTGCTCGACAggttttattatttgtgaCGTAAGATCTGTAATTCTTTGATCTTTCAGTTTGATCAACGACTCGAGATGAGATACCTTTTGATGAagcatttttatcatttcatttttttcttccaattcctGTTTCAACCGAACGAAAACGTGACGTGGAACAGTTTTATTCGCTACTTCTTCAGTATTGAGCACTGACTTAacaacttctttttttatatatatatatatatagaaaataaaatttcactcaaaaaattatattacaacaaATTTTCGCTGcgaaacttaattaattaatttgatcaattcatatttattaatcaattcattTTACCTGTTTTCTCGTTCTCCTGATACTCGGAATACAACGTATTCCTTTCCGCGTTACaatctcttaaaatttttgtccgcAATTCGATTAAAACTTTCTCGATAATACCAGGTTGCGAATTTGccaatttattgataatatcctTTCCTATTTTAATATCGAGCTTCGACAACACCTTTCGATTTAGCGTACACcagttatctatttttttcgctACGCTATTTCCAGGaacataattatgtatatcgaTGTGTTTAGGATAATACCGTTTTAACAATTCAGCCATAAAAACTGGATGGATTGGATGTCGAttgggggggagagggagggaagaagaaaaaacagtttttacattaaagccaattaggaaaaaaaaaaacaaaaataataataaaaaaaactgtgaacgaatgaaattcttttcatttttattattattaccgcCGTCGGAAAAATCTCGGGCAAGATTTTTCTTTGGTTTCGAAAATTGTATTTGCTCGAtccatgtatatatttcttcaaggGTTGGGTCGGGCGCCAATTCCTCGCTCATGTTTCTATCTTACTTATTCgttcattaaaattcaaaaaaagaacttatttttatacattggaatttataaatgtcatcgttttatttttgttacatactgtcaatttgcaaattttgattaggtcgacatatgtatatattgtaacCTATTTACGAATCCAACTTCATTTTGCTTCGCATCACGAGCTTCCTTCCTTAATCAAATCaacgataaattgaaatttcaattattgcatttactatatatatggaaaaatttaaactcgaATCTTAcgaaatcataaaaatgtattgaaaaaatttttctttttttcccactcaaattattcaatttgtttattcaattaatttttaaacgatattatttatcaggGACACATGtttagaagaggaagaagtttCCCGAAACAATGCATCGTAAAGTTTCTTCAAACGCTTTAACTTTCAATTTATCCCTCGTCTTTCCACTCTTTTATCGTTCTAGATAAGGATAAAGCTAGAATTTTATATCCGAGTTATATTACGAGTGatatttgatcgaatttaatatatatatatattaaaattttaaatcgaataaaactattttaataataataaagaaaatccgaataaatatctattcactgttacataatttaaacaatgcaAATATTAAAGCAATATTATTACGGGTATTAGGAATCCAATGTTAATCACGTGATCCGTCAAATAGTTTACGTGCATGCATTTCATTAAAGTCACACGTTCTGAGAATGAACGGTTCGGAAATGTACGTTAGGCATCGTCGCACTGGCGAAGAT containing:
- the LOC102655189 gene encoding sperm flagellar protein 1-like; this encodes MSEELAPDPTLEEIYTWIEQIQFSKPKKNLARDFSDGGNNNKNEKNFIRSQFFLLLFLFFFFLIGFNVKTVFSSSLPLPPNRHPIHPVFMAELLKRYYPKHIDIHNYVPGNSVAKKIDNWCTLNRKVLSKLDIKIGKDIINKLANSQPGIIEKVLIELRTKILRDCNAERNTLYSEYQENEKTEVVKSVLNTEEVANKTVPRHVFVRLKQELEEKNEMIKMLHQKVSHLESLIKLKDQRITDLTSQIIKPVEQNTPRSVNLSSTSNVVSKLRTKII
- the LOC725401 gene encoding U6 snRNA-associated Sm-like protein LSm3, producing MADETEQVPAINVKEPLDLIRLSLDERIYVKMRNERELRGRLHAYDQHLNMVLGEAEETVTTVEIDEETYEEVYRTTKRNISMLFVRGDGVILVSPPSMRAPI